AACGCCCGAGCCCGCCGCACAGGCACCCGCACCCGCCGCACAGTCGGCGGCGCCGACACCGGATCGTTCGGGTCTGCGCGGCACGGTGCAGAAGGCCAACCGGATCCGCCAGATCACGGCCACCAAGACCCGCGAATCGCTGCAGGTCTCGGCGCAGCTCACCCAAGTGCACGAGGTGGACGTCACCAAGATCGCCCGCCTGCGTGAGCGTTCAAAGGCGACGTTCCAGCAGCGCGAGGGTGTGAAGCTGACGTTCCTGCCGTTCTTCGCCAAGGCAACCGTCGAGGCACTGAAGCAGCACCCGAACGTCAACGCATCGTACGACGAGGACGCCAAGGAGATCACGTACCACGGTGCGATCAACCTCGGCATCGCCGTCGACACCGAGCAAGGCCTGCTGTCTGTCGTGATACACGACGCCGGCGACCTGAGCCTCTCCGGTCTCGCGCAGCGCATCGCCGACCTCGCCGCCCGGGCGCGCAGCAACAAGTTGAAGCCCGACGAGCTCGCCGGTGGCACGTTCACGATCACGAACCTCGGCAGCAACGGCGCGCTGTTCGACACTCCGATCCTCGTGCAACCGCAGTCGGGCATGCTCGGGACGGGCGCGGTCGTCAAGCGCCCGGTGGTGATCAGCGACGGCGACGGCAGCGACACGATCGCGATTCGCTCGATGGCGTACCTTCCGCTGACGTACGACCACCGCCTCATCGACGGGGCTGACGCCGGACGCTTCCTGACCACGATCAAACGGCGTCTGGAGGAAGGCAACTTCGAGCCCGATCTCGGGCTCTGACCCGACCGGTTCGAAGATGCGCTCGGCCCGTCGACCCGGCACTATGATCCGATGAAGTATGTCATCGGCGGTGCCTCGGGTCTGACGGGCACGGCGCTCTGCAACGAGCTGCGGAGCAACGGACACGACGTGGTCGCCCTCGTCCGTCGCGATCCGCGAGGTCCGGACGAATCCCGTTGGGATCCTTACCCGGGCTCGGTCGACCACGAGCTGATCGGATCGGCCGACGTCGTCGTGAACCTCTCCGGCGCCGATCCGCGCCGTCCCTGGACACCCGCGTACAAGCGCCGGATCCTCGATTCCCGAGTATCCGCGACCCGTACGCTCGCGCGGGCCGTCGCAGCGGCCACGACGAAACCGGTGTTCCTGAGCGCATCGGGGTCGACGGTGTACGGCGCGGAGCGCGGACCCGAGGTGCTCACCGAGACCTCGCGGGCCGGCAGCGGGTTCCTCTCCTCGGTCGCCCACCAGTGGGAGGAGGAGGCGTCGGCCGCCGCCGATGCCGGCGCGCGGGTGTGCCTACTGCGTACGACGGCGATCCTCGATCGCTCCGGCGGCTTGTTGCAGCTGATGCTGCCGGTGTTCCGACTCGGCCTCGGCGCGAAGTTCGGTGACGGTTCGCAGTACTTCTCCTGTCTGTCGCTGCGCGACTGGGTGGCCGCAGTCATCCGGTTGGCCGAAGACGACTCCATGCAGGGTGCCTACAACCTGGCTTGTCCGCAGACGCCGACCAATGCGGAGCTCACGCGCGAGCTCGCCCGGCGTCTGCACCGCCCCGCGGTCTTGCGGGCTCCGGCCACGCCGATGCGATGGGTACTCGGCGAACAAGCAGTCGCCGTTCTCGGCTCGTCGCGCGTGCGGCCTGCGCGCCTGCTCGATGCCGGGTTCGAGTTCCGTGATCCCGATATCGGCTCGGTGCTGGACGCCGCGCTCGGTTAGCGAGCCACGGCGCGGGCGTCGGCGAGCAGCCGCAGATGGCAGAGCAGCCGCACGGTCGGATCGTCCAGGTCGATCTGCGCAACGCTCGCGATACGTCGGAGTCGATGCCGCAGCGTATTCGGATGTACGTACAGCGAAGCGGCCGCCGTACGTACGTCGCCGTGTGCCTGCAGATACGCGAGCAGAGACTCGCACAACGCACCCTGATGCGCGGCGTCGTACTCCCGCAGCCGGGCGACGGCAGGGTCGTCGAGTTCGGGATGCGAGCCGAGCAAAGCGAGGGTCTCGCCGAGCAGGATCTCGGAACGCAGGTCGGCGAGGGTCGCGATGTCCGGCCCCTCCCGCGTGCGGCCCAGTGCATCGGCCACTCGGTCCGCCTCGGCGCGCGACTCGACGACGGACGACATCGGCAGTTGGCTGCCGACACCGGCGACCGCGCGTACGTCTGGCCGCCGGTTGAGCACCGCGAGCGCACGGCGTGCGGCCTCGGTGGCCGGGCTCGATCCGCCGCCGGCGGCCAGAACGTAGATGCGTCCGCGCGCCGAAGTGACGAGCGTCGTCGCTCCGTCGCCCGCCGCCGACGACGCCCCGATCGCAACCCGCTCGACGATTTCGGCGGTCGGCTCGCTCGATCCGGTCACGGCTATCGCGACGACGGCGCATTTATCCGACAGCGAGACGCCGAGCTGTTCGGCGACAAGGTCCGGCCGGGCCGTGCCGTCGAGTGTGCGGGCGAGCAACGCGCGCCGGTCGCGGGTGCGCTCGGACAAAGCCGGGCGCGCTCCGATGAGGTACTCCGCCGCGACCAGCGATGCCCCGCGCAGCGTCTCGGCTGCGTCGTCGGCGAGCGGAGTCGCACCCTCGGCCACCCAGATCGTGCCGAGGTTCGTACGCCCGGACCCGATGCCGATCACCAGTCGGCCGCTGATGCCGATCTCGGGGCGTTCCTCCAGTCGGACGAC
The sequence above is drawn from the Nocardioidaceae bacterium SCSIO 66511 genome and encodes:
- a CDS encoding TIGR01777 family oxidoreductase, with amino-acid sequence MKYVIGGASGLTGTALCNELRSNGHDVVALVRRDPRGPDESRWDPYPGSVDHELIGSADVVVNLSGADPRRPWTPAYKRRILDSRVSATRTLARAVAAATTKPVFLSASGSTVYGAERGPEVLTETSRAGSGFLSSVAHQWEEEASAAADAGARVCLLRTTAILDRSGGLLQLMLPVFRLGLGAKFGDGSQYFSCLSLRDWVAAVIRLAEDDSMQGAYNLACPQTPTNAELTRELARRLHRPAVLRAPATPMRWVLGEQAVAVLGSSRVRPARLLDAGFEFRDPDIGSVLDAALG
- a CDS encoding helix-turn-helix domain-containing protein, which translates into the protein MAEQLAPQVVRLRQLLLVVGEPLSDTYVPAGHLERSLARLTILDPDDVGDDLTDALVLAIGTRGRQGERLLRAAASHGATAVAMKLDSPPPQELVRAAEEGGVALLGVQPQMRWEQLITLVQELRAGVEDAAAVHADLPVSGLFALAETVAELTHGSVTIEDPVARVLAYSRSSEQADELRRQTILGLQGPEPYLALLREWGVYAKVREGHDVVRLEERPEIGISGRLVIGIGSGRTNLGTIWVAEGATPLADDAAETLRGASLVAAEYLIGARPALSERTRDRRALLARTLDGTARPDLVAEQLGVSLSDKCAVVAIAVTGSSEPTAEIVERVAIGASSAAGDGATTLVTSARGRIYVLAAGGGSSPATEAARRALAVLNRRPDVRAVAGVGSQLPMSSVVESRAEADRVADALGRTREGPDIATLADLRSEILLGETLALLGSHPELDDPAVARLREYDAAHQGALCESLLAYLQAHGDVRTAAASLYVHPNTLRHRLRRIASVAQIDLDDPTVRLLCHLRLLADARAVAR